CTTCGAACAATACACCATTGGATATAAGAATTGAAATTCGACCAACTGGTATTCATCGTATGTTTAGCTTAAGACCCGGGACTGCAACGCCACCATTAAATTCTTTAATCACGCTTTCGGGGCTGTTGAAGATTTTTGATCGACAGAACTAGTTAGGCGTATTGGACATGCCAAGCTGAAGTTTAACGCAGCAAGCTACAGACTCCGGTGCCACAATTGTCATGGAACCACGAGACCAGTTTTAAGACGAGCAATCCTCCAACGTGCTCGATCCTTTTGTTCGCGCTTTGAAAATGTTTTACATGAAGAAACGCAACGATGCCTCGATAAGTTGTTCAAAGGGAACAATCCCGACAGCTAGGATTCGCCTTCATGAAATATGAGATTTTTAGGCAGATCGGCTCCCTTTATTGCTCATACTCTGAATAAATTACGAAACCAAGTCTCACTTTCCGTAGATCGCCCCTTGATGCAGGTGTAGTGTTCCCTTGCCTTCCAGGCCAACGCGTACATATTGGGCTCGTGTTCCTTCTGGCAGTTCGATAGTCCAGTCTGATTGAACTTTTTCAGCAGTCCAAACTTTTTCAAAGTTGTTGCCGTCGCTGGAAATCCAGACCGTTAAGCCTTTGGCACGTTGTGGCAGCCCTTTACGATTTCGCAACCATAGGTATCGGATTTCGGAGTCTTTCGCCAACCGAATGGTGACGTGCGGAGAGTCCGTATCCAGATCTGAGTGAAACGCAAAATCGAATGTCTCACGTGGTACGTCGGTCAGGAACAGGTGGATGTCCTCATTCCAGCCGGAATTAGAATAGCGTCCACTGGTCTTGATCGCAGCGTCGCGTGAGATTTCCGGGAAGCCATTCAGTTTTCGCAATTTGACTGTCTTTTGTTTTGTGCTGATCCAGCCATCTTTTTCTCGAACAGCGCGAATCTGTCTTTGCTGTGAAAGATAGGCAACCAGATCGAGAAACTCGATGGGGGCAATGGTCTTGATCAGGCCTTCAGGCATCGAGCTGGCCTTGATCGGCTTACGAAGCTCAATCTGATCCTTGGGGACTTCGACTTTTTTTCCTTTGGCGATACCAAGTGAAATCATGTCCTCGTTTTCGCTTAGAATAAAACCTGTATGAACAATGCCTTCGTCGGTAACGATAGCGACTGTCTCAAAGCCCTTGGCGATCTTATCATTTGGCATCAAAATAGATGTCATCAGTTCGGTCTTTTTCATCTTCTGACCAATGTTGCTGAGATCAGGTCCGAACTTCTTTCCCAGATCGCCAACCATGTGGCATGCCGAACAGACCTGCTTGAACACGCCCTCGCCCCGTTTGACATTACCACCGCGCATCGATGCCAGTTGTCTGATGGCCGCTTTGCGTTTGCTTTCGGGAGCGTCTTCAGTCTCTGCGATTTCAAGTGGCTTCACTGCCGCTCCTCCCGGTCCCATCATTTTTTTGTACCGGCTGAGGTATTTTTTCGCAGCTTCCGATGACTTGGAAAGGAATTCTGGTTTCGTTTCGGCTACTTCCCATGCCGGCTTCAAAGCGTGGAGTGTGTGCTCCAGTGTATAATCAATCCAGTAATCCATTTTCTGATTCGTCGCAGAGAGGGCCAGTTCGGTGGCTTCAACTGTGCCAAAGAAGCTCAAGCCACGAATCGCTTCCAGACGAACACGTGGATGGGGATCTTTGATGGCGTTAGCCAGATAGTCTTTCAGATTTGGCTGACGTTCCATTTCATTGGTTAATGTGTGTATCGCAGCAGCCCGGGCACGATACTCGTCCGTCGCGAGGATTCGATCAATCAGTTTGGTATCAACCGATCGAAACGCTTCCTGTAGCCACATCGCTTCACACAACTGTCTGGGATCGTTAACGCCATCGATCCATTGATTGACGGCCGACAGAACCTGTGTCTGATCACGATCCCAGAGTTCTCGTCGTGCGCGATAACGTGTTCGCAATTCGTATGCATTCAACTGTTCCAGCAGTTCTTCGATTGACTTGCCAGCCTGGGTAACTGGCTCCAGGAGTGGCTTCTTGGTATTCACCAGTCGATAGACGCGGCCATGTTTGTGGTCACGGTTGGGGTCACGCTGCGAGTATTGCATATGGCCAATCAAGGCATTACACCAGTCGCCAAACCAGACAGCACCATCGGGGCCAATTTTAGGATCGACGGGGCGAAAGATCATGTCGGTCGACGAAAGCAGGTCGTCGACGCGTTCACCTTCAAAACCGGCGCCCTCTTTCTGGTCACGTAAGTTGAAACGCGGTAGACCATGCATATTAATCACACAGGCATAGATGAATTGATTCTGAACGTCATCAGGCAGGTGTCGTGAGATCAGAAATTCATTCCCAACTGCAGGTCGCATGCCCTGGTTGTCGAAGTTGGGTTCCAGTGTTCGTCGTGTGCTGACTTCCAATCCTGAAAGCGGGCTAGTCCAGTGCTGTTTGGCATTCGTTCCATCCCCCACCATACCATTGCCCCATTTGTCGAATACCAGACACCACGGATTCCCGTAACCTGGCGTACGAAAATGACGAAACTTCAGCGTGCGTGGATCGAGTGTGTAACAGCCGGCAGTGCCTTTGTTGCGGAAAGCTCCATACGGAGTTTCCAATGTAGTGGATAGTGAAACTCCTTCAAGCATATGGAGCAGTCCACCATTTGAATACTCCCACGCGCCTACTGTATGGTGCGTGTCGTCTGTTGCAATTCCATCAATCAGTTCTTCGACGAGATCAGCCTTGTCGTCGCCGTCGGTATCTTTCAGGAACAGGATACGGGGTTCATCCACCACCAGCACACCACCGTTCCAGAATTCGAATCCGGTCGGGCAAATGAGTTTATCGTAGAACGTGATGCATTTGTCCGCGCGACCGTCACTGTTAGTATCTTCAAAGATCAGTAACTTGTCGCCCGGTTTTGCGGAGCCTGGCAGCCACTGCGGATAATTGGTCATGCAGGAAACCCATAATCGTCCCTTATTATCGAAGGCAATCTGGTTGGGATTCGCCAGTTCGGGGTATTCACGTTCGGAAGCGAACAGTTCGACTTTGAAGCCTTCAGGAACTTTCATCATCTTGATTGACTCTTCCGGAGTCGGGTACTTGAGTTCTTTAGGCTCGCGCATTTCGCGGAAGCGTTCGTCACGACTGCCAAACATGGTCTCGGGGATAAATACTTCCCCCGTCTTCGAATCGTCTGGTTTTTCAGGAACTTTACGGTCTGCGGCCAGATCCCATACATAATTGTCACGTACGGCGACCATCTTGCGAATTTTCTGATACTCACCGGGAAACGTTTTCAAATCCCAAGTCCGACGGCCGCCATACACGTACCAGCCATTCAACATTCGATAGTCCTGCGCGTGGAACCAGGATTTATCGTTGACCCAGTGCCGTACTTTTTCGAATTTTGAACCGCCTGTGCCAATCGGATGGCTTGATTGAAACAGTTTCGCATCCAGTAACTCGCCAATCAGTCGATCACCTGTTTCGTTGGCATGCGCACCATTGATCGTAAATTGCTTCCCGGCATCCTTCGCAAAGGCTTGCTTTGTTTCTGCAAACAGGTCAACAAATTGATGTCCATCTTCTGCGGCCAGTTTCTTGATCGCAGCCGTATACGCGGCCAGATTCTTGTTATGCTCGACGCCGGAGGGCTGAAGAGAATTTCCCGTGGATTCAAAGGCAATCGGGCTGATTAGTACGAACCTCGGCTTACGGCCCTCTTTGGTGAATCGTTCCGTTTGTGTCGTAATGTACTTACGATAATTGGCCACAAACGCATCCAGGCTTTCCTGAGAACTGCCGGCGAATGATTCGTTAAAGCCGAAGAAACAGATGAATGTTTGTGGGGAAAAGACTTCGAGAGGATCATCGATCTTAGTGTAGTTACTTGGCCGTTGTTGATTACCTACTTCATCCGCCGGCCAGCCGAAATTACGAAAGACAATTTGTTTCTCAGGCAATCGTGTATGCAGTAGCGTTTCAAAGTGTCCCCAGAGGTTCATTCGCTCTGCCAGTGAGTTTCCAACTACAGCAACCCGTTCGTTTTTGCGAAGTTCCAGAGGGCCATTCGTCGAGGCAGCTGAAACCATTGATATCGATAATGAAATACCACAGAGAAAACAGAGAACGCAGGTGTGAAATCGCATGCAGAATCAGCCTCAATCAGAGCAAAGGGAAAGACGAAGCAGAGAAGGGGTCTTAAGTTGGTTTGCCACCTCTCCAGAAGCCCGAAACTCCTTGATGGATTGGGCATTTAAAAAATTATACAGGTCCGTCAGAGGCTTGTAAACACACTAAAATGTGCAGATTCCTATAACAGAATTGCCCTCTTAACTTTCTTAAGTTTCTAATCTTGTGAGTCCCGTTGGAAATTCTTGTCGGAGAATCCATGAACGAACACACAAGACAAAGAGATCAGGGGCTTCTGCCGGCCATGCATGTCCGAGTTTCGGAGCGACACCAGACATCCCATTTGGCAAAGAGGATTGGAGTGTTGAGAGCGACTGAAGAATGGCGGGGTGTTCTTGGCTTCCCGCCACAGCAAGGATTCGAGTTGAAATCGATTTGAGTATTTCTTCTGACAATTCAAAACGAGTCACCTCCTGTAGAATGCGACGCAGGGTAGAGGGCGTTGTTTTGGGACCATCTCGCCAGCAATCCATGGCATTTCCTTTGGGGATGTTCATGGATTGCTCTGACAGACGACGAAACCAACGCTGAGTCGCAATCGGAGAGATCACAGTTCCCATCACTCTCAGCCACCAGCCGTTGGGAATCTGATCTACAGCAAAGCCGCTTAACAACGCGGAGCTTACCAGGTGTGGAAATCGTATAATCAAATTAATCCCCACATAGCTTCCAAACGATAAGCCAACCATATTAATGGGCCCTAAACCATTCCAATTAGTGGATAGTGTTTCAACGACAGCATCAGCAGCGTCGGCAAGTGTGGTCAGAGGGACTTCGCGACTTTTCCCATGACCGGGGAGATCAACGACAATTGAATTGAATCCCGGCATCGCATTGATGATGTCGTTCCACATATCTCCGGCGTATCCTCCGCCGTGCAGAAAGAGAATGGGAACATCTCCTGTGTTACCATGATTATGAATGTATAGCATCGGTGTACCTCTATCGTTGGTGTTCTCTCAATATTGAGAATGTTTTGAATAAATATGAGAATCGTCTCAATTAATTTTGGAGCTTTCTTATTTACAGTGTTTGGAAGCGTTCGTGCCTAGCGTATTCGTAAGCGATTTCTCTGATGAATCGTCTGATAAAATCCGCATGCCAGATGTCACAGCAGGCACGTCCCAGACTTCGACAACACGACTGCCCTCAAATCGCCAGATCAGCGCGACGTCAAACTCCACCTCACGTCTACACCAGGTAGTTCGGTTTCGCGTATGCATTAATAGCAGTTCATCGCCTACGGGGTGTGCGTGTATCACTTCAACGTTTAACGAGTAGTTCTGCGTATTGAGTATGCGCTGAAAGAAAAGATTGAGACCTTCGACGCCGTGTACTTCACCTCGTTGCTCTGGCAACTCGGCGTTCTCATAATGCCAAATCAAGTCAGGCGAAAAGCATTCCTTACATGCGTCCAAATTGGAAATATCAATTTTTGAAAGTGTGTCGAGCATCTCATTGAGCTGGTGTGTCATTATAGAAATCCTGTTTCCGAGAATGTTGTTGTAAGTCATAGATTTGACTATGACTGCCTCCTATACTTCCTACGCCGTTTTGGGAAGCGTTCGTGGCTACCCTGTTAACACACTGTGGCTATTTCTGGCGGCGTAACAGCAAACAAGTAAATGAATTAAGTGCATATGTTTTTTGAGAGTCGGTGCACTGATGGCTTGTACGACAAGTTATAGACACGGATGAAACCAGGGAAATGGATACTCAAATTCAGACGTTTATATCAAGGTTTATCAATACATCATCAAGTCGCATTGCTTACCACGGAATTGAGGATACCGATATGTTGCGGATGCTCAAATCGGAGGCGGCACGTCTGCTGGAAAATGGTGGTCCCGAAAGCGAGGCGATAGCATTACGCGAATATATTTTAAGTTATCGCAGGGAAGCGCACGCGACACGCACATCCAACAAACGCAACTTGAACGTAGTCAATGTCAATCAGATTGAATTGAACCCGTTTCCCACCGCGTCTTCTCACTTGATCACCGAAATGATTGATAATGCCGTACAACGCTTTGCGACGGCAAAACAGAAGAAATGTTTTTTTGCAGTGCGGGGTGGGATGGGGCAGGCACAGTATGGGCGCACGCGCCGACCTCCCATTTCACGGGCGAGAGTGACCAAACTCATACAGGCGGCCACGGATTGGGGATTGGCTGGAGCATTAGTGATTGCGTGCGAGGAGAAAACTCCTGAAGCCACCTTAGCGATATTGTCGCCAGGCTTTGAGCTCTATCGACCGCTGTGCCAGAATGTCATTTCAAAATTCGAGATGATTTGTGCCTTTCCCAATAAATACAAAGTCGACATCGAAAAGATCAAAACCGGGTTTATGGTGTTATGGCAGCAATCCATTTCTCTTCTGCTTGATACCGCACGAGGTTCCATCAAGTCACAGGAGTTGTTGCTGACGACACCCGTAGCAAGCTTAATTCTATTGATCGCCGGTCGTTGGAAAGGTTGGCTGACTTCACAGATAGTACATGACCTGCAACGTGAATCCGAGAGCCTCTCGTCTCATTCAATGGTCGAACGAATCTTTGCTTTGATGCTCTCCTATGGCAATGCCGACGACAAGCTCATCAAATTTTTGGGATCGAGCAAGATGAAGGATGTCGAGATTGCATCTGTTAACTTGTTTGTAAATCGGAATCGCAAATGGACAGATAGCTTGCTGCGCGATGGAGATGTCAGCAAAGTGGTTGATAAAATGAACGCGAATCCTCAGCAGGGAATTGCGGATTTGGCACCTGCTTCCATTGCGATCATGGGTGAGCCGGGGCGACAACTCAGTCCAGGATTATCACTGATGGTGATGACTTGGATCGAGCGGGCACTCATGTATTTCAAGCAGGATCAAAGTCCGGAATCGGCTGCGATGATGTTACGGGCTTGCGAATCACTCGAACGTTACAAATACAAATGGAGTAGGGACCAACCAGCTACCCAATTCGGAGAGTCATTGCATGACGAAATCATGAAAGAACTTCAGATCCGAAAATGACTCATAAACTGACATCAAGCCAAGTGCGGGCGCACGACTTTGAAACTACGAAATCGCCAGATTAAGTTCTGTAGTAGACATTAGAGGTCAAGGTTGTTGGTTTGGATTAGGGAGAGGTAAGGCTCAATGTTGTGATCAACAGAGTCGGACCAAAATCGCGATTGATCAAATTGTGACCGAAGATAATCGATCAAGACGATTTCCCCTTCGCGTTCCCGTTTTAGAACATCTTCGATTTTTTCGGTCAGTGCTCCACAGCCGATGGCAAGATATTCGATGAATGTAGGTGCTAAGAGTGAATACGGTTCATCAAAGTCCATGGGACCAATCTGAATCACAGGTGAATGATCGCGAATCTCTCCATCAATCTTGAGAATCGCATAATGAACTCCATCGCATCCCATGCAGGCAAAAACAACAGCGTTCATGGGTGTCGCCCGGTAATCGTAGGATTCACTTGGTGGATACTCGATGCATTCATCGCCAAGTATACCACGATGGTTAGTCATCTGTGAGAGCGCAGTAATGAAGGTGGCGAAATGCGACATAACAACCAAGGTGTTTTTAATTGCCTCAACATGACGAACTTATTACTTTGTGGAAGTACTCCATCATAGAATATCAGATAAAAAAATCGTACCAAACGGGATCTGTCTGTCAACATAAAATTCGAACCATCACCATGCATTCCCAGGAGAATATAGGGAGTTGTCTAGTGGAGTGCCATTTTTGAATTATGGGGTGATAGAGATCATGGAAGTGCGACAACGGAGCATGTAAACAACACTTCCAACCCTCAATTTCGAGCTTGCCAAAGTACTAGTTTCAAGGCCCATAACGTCGACCGCATTTATTTGTTAGCAGATGTGTCTCAACTGACGATTCAGGCACCAGCAATGAGATCACGCGATTGACCTGCAACAATCTGAAGTGATTCGGTTAGAGTTTCGTGAAAGTCTATTAAGTCGGGGTCGGTAATAACTGAAGCATCGACGTTGGACAAAGAGTTGCTTAATTCTTTCACTTCATCTGCAGACAACCACGAAAAGACACAACCGTCGTAATCAATTCCTCTGCCACGGAAAGGACGGCCATCGTCAAGGTATCCCAGGCTTTTCCGAGACTGTCGTGAAATGTGTCGTTTGACCAGTTTGCGATAGGGGGGCCAAACATGTGAATGTTTCCACCCTTCATTGAATGGCAAATCAAAATCGGGGGAAAGTTCTAGATATTGAGCGAGGTGTTCGAGCACATGAATCCAGCAGCCGGGTTCTTTTTTGGGTGGTGACACGCAGGTGATCATTTCTTCGACAGCTTCCCGGAACTCGGGATCATCTTCGTCTTCATCTTCGTAATCAAGATCACCACGCAGGTACGACTTTATTACACCCTCGACGACGGCTCGATCTCCAGACGCAATACACGTCCGAATCGGTTCGATTGACGTTACAGAGAAGAAGTGATCACGCATTGACATTGAGAATATCCTCTCGTTCTTACCTACTCACTCTTTATTATCATAAAATGATTCTGAATCACAACCATTCATGTGAGGTTCTTGACAGGTTATTTCACTTTGGTACGATTCTTCCTAATTATTGCAGAATAAAAAATTGGGACAGCGTATTTTGGTATTAGCAAGGGATGAATATCAAGACGATGAATAAGCATCAAGAAACCTATATGACTATAGAGGAGTTAGGGGCGAGCTGTCCTGATTATCATCCTACATTTGATTTTTCTACAACTTATATTGACTCATCCCATGAGTTTTTCGCAAATTGTCCTGTTAAAAATGGCACACTGATTCAAGTAAAAAATAGTGGATGGCGTTTGCGGAAATTCATACCAGGATGGTTACATCGAGCTGATGCGTTGAAATTGTATGAACTAGCTTATTTTGTCCGGGGGGACATTTTGGAGCTTGGATCGTATCGCGGGTTAAGCACAACAATTTTAGCTGAGGCTGCGCAGCATTCACCATCGCCCAAGCACATTTATAGCGTTGACATGAGTCTAAAATGTGTCAAACGAACTCGCAGTAATCTGCGTAGGAAAGGATTGCAGCAAGGGGTCACAACGATCTGTGATGAGGGGACCAATGCCGTCAGAAATTTCAAGGCTGAAGGACGGCAGTTTGAATTTGCTTTCATAGATCATTCACATGCCTATGACCCGGTATATAGTGTGTGTCGTGAGTTAGACACCGTGATGCAACCAGGGGGGTTTTGTCTGTTTCATGATTTCAACGATCCTCGAAATCGCGAATCGGATAACCGTGACTATGGGGTCTATCAGGCGGTGACCGAGGGGTTAGATCCCGCCAAGTTCGAATTCTATGGAATCTATGGATGTACTGCGTTGTACAGAGTGCTATAGGAGTATAAATTGGTATCTGAAATTCTTCTACCGGCGTGGGATGACCTTTATCACAACAAGTATTAAAACGCTCGATTCCAAAAGCGAAAGCGTCTCACGAGAGAAAACACAACGTCTTTTTTGATTCCAGAATCCTTAAAAGTAGCTGAATTTACAAAAACTCCACGCTAAATTGTGGAGTTGCTTCCCAATCGATTGCATAGCTGACCGCGGACTCCGGGTTTCAATGCCCAGAGGTTGCCTTCGTGTGGGTTATTGTTGAGATAATCCGGGCTCATTGTGAAGCGTGCTGAAGTGACAAACAGCGTTTCTAAATTGTCTCCGCCGAACGTGCAGCTTGTGGGCCAGGTGCAGGGCAAATCAACGATCCGATCAATACTCCCATCGGGGGCATAGCGAACAAGACAGCCTCCGCCAGCAACACGGCAGTTCCACAAGAATCCTTCGTCATCCAGACAGGAACCATCGGGGCTGCCTCGTTCAAAGGCGGGAGCAAACAGGTTCCGGTCGGAAAGTGTCTTTGTTTTATCATCGTATCGAAACGTGTAGATCTTATTGGCCAGGGAGTCAGCAGTTAAAAAACGACCGTTGTCGGCCCACGCCATGGTGTTGGTGATACCATAAATATTTTCGGTCAGCCTTTGTAACTCGCCATTGGGAGTGACTCGATAATAAGCACCAAGGCTCGCGGTGACCTCCTTGGGACTACCGTTTAAATGTAAATTGTTCTGCATTGTTCCTACCCAATATGAGCCATCCGGGGCAACCATGCATTCGTTGATCCGATTGTCGGGTTGGTCGGGTTCTACTTCCAAAAAAGTGGTGAAATGTTTGTCAAAATCCCACCAGCAAATTTCTTTCGATAAACTAACAATGGCGCCTTTGTCTTCCCGTAGTCCCAGCGATGTGATGAAGTCAGGAGTTGGCCAGACTTTGTGTTGGCCTGTCGTCAATTGGAGCCTGTGAATACATTTACCGACGATGTCGATCCAGATGAGATTTCCGTTACGGTCATCCCAGATAATGCTTTCGCCTACGACATCCTGTGAATCGAAAACAGATTTAACTGACATTTGGTTATCACTCTGTGAGGGAGTCATTTCAATGACAATCTAGTCGACACCAATCCAAGTATACGAGATACGTCCTGTAGATTTGTTAAAATAAACATCTTCGGTTTCGGTAGCAAATTGCTTTGAAAATTTGCGGTGAAAATGTTGTGTTTTTCCAATGTCGGGCATTCGTTTTATTTTATGTTTGACTATCTGGTCAAGAGTTTTCTGATTGGCTATGAATGACAGGGTAACCTTTCCATAATCACCAAGAATCCATTGTGACGATTTCAGGTTATGGACAATTGAAGGTGGAGGAAATCCGAGTTGTCTTTCGAACACTGCTGATGGGCGTGAACTAACAAAGAAAAAGGCAACCAGACAACAGCAATAAACAACAAACGTTGCGATGATCCATCTAGCTTTCCTTTGTTTACCAAACAGTGTGAGTACGCAGGTAACAAGCGCAGCGATTCCGGCGAAGGTGATTACAAACAAAACTAGCAGAAATAGGACATTCAGAAACACCATATAGCAATAGATCCCACCAGATGATAATCCCACCAGATGATAAATTGTAAAAAATCGTATCAAAGTGGCTTAGGCTGTCAATATCGGTCCTTAAATAAGTCATTCAGCTAAAAATGATTGGTTGATCAACATGTCTAAGTGAATGTCTGGATCTGTATCAAAACTCTAGGGATTGATGAATAAGGACTCATCATGTTTTTCGTTTAAAAACTACTTGACCGACTCACTCTGGTTGTAATACTGCTGGCAAGATGGATCATAATTTGCGATTCATGAAATCTTCATCAAAATCACATGCGAAACTCGCCAATACTAGCGATCCTCCCGCCAAGAAAAAATAATTTGATCTCAATACCGTTAAGTCAATAAACTCTTTCAGTACCATTGGCGCATAACTTAATAGAAAAGAATCCAAACTTATAGGTAGGATTGTTTAGAGGTAATGAACCAATAGAAATCGTGCTGTTTATGAGTTCAAAGATCAGGCAGCTATTCGTGGACAGAATAAGTGATTGGTTGTTAAAGTATGAAAGTATGTTGAAGTCAGGGAAGACTAAAATCGGTTCCTGATTTCTTTGTTGAATCATGTGTGCCAATCTCTGTGTGTGGTGAAAATGACAGAGTAGCAATATTTGAGGAAATAACATGTCAGATCCCCTCTCTCCCGAAGAACTAGACCTCATCAATGCATACTGGCGGGCCGCAAATTATTTGTCAATCGGCCAGATTTATCTTTTCAAAAATCCGCTACTGAAAGAACCGTTACACAAGGAACATGTAAAACCTCGTTTGCTCGGTCATTGGGGAACAACACCGGGGTTGAATTTTATCTATGCACATCTCAATCGTATTATCAAACAACATGAGCTTAATGTTATGTTTGTTACCGGACCCGGGCATGGCGGACCTGGACTTGTGGCGAATACCTATTTAGAGGGTACCTATACCGAACATTATCCCAATATTACACAAGATGAAGCCGGAATGAAGCGACTGTTTAAACAGTTCAGTTTTCCCGGTGGTATTCCCAGCCATGTCGCTCCCGAGACACCGGGGAGTATTCATGAAGGGGGTGAATTAGGTTACGCGTTGTCGCACGCGTATGGCGCTGCATTTGATAATCCAGGTCTGATTGTTGCCTGTGTGATTGGGGATGGTGAAGCAGAAACAGGTCCGCTGGCTACCAGCTGGCACTCGAACAAATTTTTGAATCCCGAGCGCGACGGAGTCGTTTTGCCGATCCTGCATTTGAATGGATATAAAATTGCCAATCCGACCGTTCTGGCGCGCATCAGTCATGAGGAACTGGATCACCTTTTGCGTGGCTATGGCTATAATCCCTATTATGTCGAAGGCCGAGACCCTGAGAAAATGCACCAGCTCATGGCTGCGAGCATGGATCATGTCACTCAGGAGATTCGAGACATTGTCTCAAAAGCCCGACAGGACCCCGGTTTTATACGTCCCCGCTGGCCCATGATTGTTCTCCGAACACCTAAAGGCTGGACTTGTCCTAAGGAAGTCGATGGTTTGCCGGTCGAAGACAGCTGGCGAAGCCATCAGGTGCCCCTGGGGCAGATGCATGAGAATCCAGAACACTTGAAGTTGCTCGAACAGTGGATGCAGAGTTACAAGCCCGAAGAACTGTTTGACGAGCAGGGTTGTCTCAGAAAAGAGATTGCCGATCTTGCGCCGAGTGGCGAACTGCGAATGGGAGCCAACCCACATGCGAATGGGGGGACTCTTTTAAAACGATTGAGGTTACCAGACTTCCGGGATTATGCCGTTGAAGTTCCTTATCCAGGAAGTGTGAAAGGGGAAGCAACACGCGTCCAAGGTAAGTTCATTCGCGATGTGATGCAGCTCAATCTTGAATCACGAAATTTTCGCATCTTCAGTCCAGACGAGAACGCTTCGAATCGCTGGGCCAACGTATTTGAGGTGGCGGGCCGTGGTTTTGTGGGTGAAATCTTACCGACTGATGACCACCTTTCGCCTGAGGGCCGTGTGATGGAAATGCTTTCGGAGCACCAGTGTCAGGGTTGGTTGGAAGGTTATCTACTAACGGGACGCCATGGCTTTTTTAATTGCTATGAAGCATTTATTCATATTATCGACTCGATGTTTAATCAACACGCTAAATGGCTCAAGGTTTCGAAAGAAATTCCCTGGCGACGTCCTATCGCTTCGTTAAATTATCTCTTGTCATCACATGTCTGGCGGCAGGACCATAATGGATTCAGTCATCAAGATCCCGGATTTATTGACCATGTCGTTAACAAGAAGGCTGAGATCATTCGTGTCTATCTGCCACCCG
The Gimesia aquarii DNA segment above includes these coding regions:
- a CDS encoding phosphoketolase — encoded protein: MSDPLSPEELDLINAYWRAANYLSIGQIYLFKNPLLKEPLHKEHVKPRLLGHWGTTPGLNFIYAHLNRIIKQHELNVMFVTGPGHGGPGLVANTYLEGTYTEHYPNITQDEAGMKRLFKQFSFPGGIPSHVAPETPGSIHEGGELGYALSHAYGAAFDNPGLIVACVIGDGEAETGPLATSWHSNKFLNPERDGVVLPILHLNGYKIANPTVLARISHEELDHLLRGYGYNPYYVEGRDPEKMHQLMAASMDHVTQEIRDIVSKARQDPGFIRPRWPMIVLRTPKGWTCPKEVDGLPVEDSWRSHQVPLGQMHENPEHLKLLEQWMQSYKPEELFDEQGCLRKEIADLAPSGELRMGANPHANGGTLLKRLRLPDFRDYAVEVPYPGSVKGEATRVQGKFIRDVMQLNLESRNFRIFSPDENASNRWANVFEVAGRGFVGEILPTDDHLSPEGRVMEMLSEHQCQGWLEGYLLTGRHGFFNCYEAFIHIIDSMFNQHAKWLKVSKEIPWRRPIASLNYLLSSHVWRQDHNGFSHQDPGFIDHVVNKKAEIIRVYLPPDANCLLSITDHCLRSRDYVNVVVAGKQPSPQWLSMEQAIKHTAAGISIWDWASSDQGSEPDVVLGCCGDVPTLETLAAVDIIRQELPELKVRVINVVNLMKLQSPREHPHALSDTDFDSLFTTNKPIIFAFHGYPWLIHRLTYRRTNHKNLHVRGYKEEGTTTTPFDMVVLNDLDRFHLVQDVIDRVPNLGAKAAYLKQAMRDKLIEHKQYIREYGEDMPEVLNWTWSGREE